The genomic window ATCGTCGATCCTGGGTCGATCTGAGAGGTGGGTTGTCGCCACGGTGCAGCGGTGAACGCTGCGACCGAGTTTTTCAACAGAATCGGGGCCACTCCGGTCATCGGCCTTTCTCCAAGGGGCAAGCTGAAACCGGGTCACGAGCAAAAGCGAGTTGGCTTCAGGTCGGGCGAATAAACTTTTGGTAAGCCCCTCCGGACTATTGAACGCAGAGGCCTCGAGGAAAGATCTGCTATGGTCCGGTGTAATTCCACAGGTCACCCTCCCGAACCGTGACAAGTGGGCTGGTGTACAGCAGGGTTTGTCCATCAGTGTCATAAATTTTGAAGACGCCGGTCTCGATCTTGTTGCTCATGGCGAGCCGAGAGTTTTTCATTCCAAATCCAGTGCTTACATCCCAATTCACATGATTGTTCTGGAAGACCACCTTCTTCTGAAGCCAACGAGCAAACAAGCGATTTCGACTAGGGGCAGCAGGGTCACAATCCGCAGCACACGCGCCGTACAACATCCCATATACCCGCGTACCATCCTGCACCCAACCACACGTGATCATCATTTGATCTTCGTTGCTATAACTGCTGAAGGCAATTCTAGTCGGCCCAAGGCTACTCAGACTGGTGCTGGTGGAGATCCACAAATTCGATTGCCCCATGTGATAGCACGATAGGTAGTGAGTGGAACCTCCATATGAAAAGGCTTTGACATCATTCAACGCTCGCATCGGTTCTGGTTGAGCGCGATTGACAAAAGCAAAATTTACGCCGTCGGTGCTCGTAGCATGCTCCACGCCTGGATTGGTGCTCGATTCCATGAAGTAGTAGTGCCAAACGGAGTTGGCATCTTTAATAATTGGATTAACACCGTTGTAATCACCTGCTACCCAGTTCGGATAGCCGGTGACATTAATCATGCTTGAGCCTCCTGTACTTGGGTACCAATTTGCCCCATCGCCAGACGTGGCATAGCCGGTTTTGTTGAGGTTATTGGGTCGCATGCACGTATAGGTCATGCGCCAGTCTCCTGGGGCAACTCGTACCACTGACTCATTTCCTACGTTTAAACAGTCGCCGTGGTCGATCTGAACATAGTGAGCATCGAAGTTCAGAAAATCATCAAAGGTGACAGTGGTGTATATACGGTCAAACAAAGGGGGAGAGATTCCGTCCCAGCCGTGAAAATACACACGCCAAACCGAACCGCTCAATTGGACGGCCTGAGGAGAATAGATATTTCGATACGCCCCAGGATTTGGAGCAATCATCGAAGATCCTCGCTCATCGTAGTTCCAGTTGCCGAGTCGAGTTGGATCGAAAGCATTGGCTTGAATCCCGGCCACTTGCGTTTTATTTGGCAAGGCAGGTGCATTGTTGCCGCCGAAAGATAGCTGATTGAAGCCAGCATCAGTGCCTGCCTTGACCTCCGCCAGTTGGAAAACTGGAGTCCCTGCATCATCACCGCCCAGCTTTGTGGCAATGATGCGAATTCCGTTTGCTTGATTGCTTGTCGGGAGTGGAATGACAATCC from Variovorax paradoxus includes these protein-coding regions:
- a CDS encoding discoidin domain-containing protein; translated protein: MNRLRQLLFSALGLFLLLLNSAHSADYQTVTANSSSQLWPLTSAYDGNGSTVWSSNTHASPAATEEIAYWWSGLQSTNYVKLMPRYSQNCAALGFPIDFKIYYSNGPSWVEVGNYVNYPRPTRCDWIVIPLPTSNQANGIRIIATKLGGDDAGTPVFQLAEVKAGTDAGFNQLSFGGNNAPALPNKTQVAGIQANAFDPTRLGNWNYDERGSSMIAPNPGAYRNIYSPQAVQLSGSVWRVYFHGWDGISPPLFDRIYTTVTFDDFLNFDAHYVQIDHGDCLNVGNESVVRVAPGDWRMTYTCMRPNNLNKTGYATSGDGANWYPSTGGSSMINVTGYPNWVAGDYNGVNPIIKDANSVWHYYFMESSTNPGVEHATSTDGVNFAFVNRAQPEPMRALNDVKAFSYGGSTHYLSCYHMGQSNLWISTSTSLSSLGPTRIAFSSYSNEDQMMITCGWVQDGTRVYGMLYGACAADCDPAAPSRNRLFARWLQKKVVFQNNHVNWDVSTGFGMKNSRLAMSNKIETGVFKIYDTDGQTLLYTSPLVTVREGDLWNYTGP